One part of the Cyprinus carpio isolate SPL01 chromosome A25, ASM1834038v1, whole genome shotgun sequence genome encodes these proteins:
- the LOC109110460 gene encoding transmembrane emp24 domain-containing protein 6-like — translation MILEGTTFSEELVDFINKQTQTNKQIIIFICAGFYQMCFSNFHNRFGSMQVFLNFGVYYEGQKEEEKKKKEEDMKQINSTLSFIEESSSRLQRFVFHMWRHYNYERMRRGTDFYLLQSNSNYVNIWSAVQSLLIITA, via the exons atgatCTTAGAAGGAACAACATTCAGTGAGGAGTTAGTAGacttcataaataaacaaacacaaacaaacaaacaaataatcatcTTTATCTGTGCAGGTTTTTATCAGATGTGCTTCAGTAATTTCCACAATCGCTTCGGGAGCATGCAGGTTTTCCTGAACTTTGGTGTGTATTACGAGGGACAaaaggaagaagagaagaaaaagaaagaagaggataTGAAACAGATAAATAGTACACTGTCCTTCATTGAG GAAAGCAGCAGCAGGCTGCAGAGGTTTGTGTTCCACATGTGGCGTCATTATAACTACGAGCGAATGAGACGCGGCACAGATTTCTACCTGCTTCAGTCCAACTCCAATTATGTGAACATCTGGTCTGCTGTCCAAAGTCTGCTCATCATCACAGCTTGA